The sequence below is a genomic window from Bos javanicus breed banteng chromosome 5, ARS-OSU_banteng_1.0, whole genome shotgun sequence.
CACCACATATGACAGCGGGTGGCACACAGCCTGGTACTGGTCACAGGCCATGACTGAAAGGAGGCGGGTTTCAGTGCCCCCTGAAAATATGATCAAGGAGATCTGGGTGAAACATTCAAGGAAGGAGATAGTCTTCCACTTGGAAAGTAGATTATCTAGCAGCTTAGGCACAATGACTGAGGAACAGAAAGCATCTGGAAAGGAGAGTTgactgaggaagaagtacatgggggtgtggaggtgcgAGTCAGTCCTGatcaccagcagcatcagcaggttCACTGTGAGGATCAGGAGGTAAATCACCAGGAATGTTACAAAGAGTACTACCTGAATGTGAGTGTTATTGGATAGTCCTTGGGGAATAGAGAAAATGACTGTGGTTGTGTTCCCAACTTTCATGGAGCATTGGAGTTTCCCTTTAGAAGGACAAGAACAGAAATAATTCTCCAACGTGTTATGAGTCTCAGAGCATGGCTGGGGATGAGGTGTCAGCTTCAGGACTGACCCTGGACAGATCGTGTAGCAGAGGCAACCTTGCCATGTCAGATCTCATCAACCCTTCCCAGCTCAGGGCAATAATCTATTGGTTTATTGGCTAAGGTAGAGATGGTGGGGAGGAAGATATAGAGAACCAAACTTAGAAAGGAAGATTATtcagactggagaaggaaaggaagggattTGTAAACAGCCTCCAGAGCACCGCGAAGTCCTGTTCTTGGTTCCAAAAAGAATGGAGTTCAAACCACAGAAAGGTTCCCTGACATAGTGAATAAGCCATAAAGATGTTGACTGACCATCCTGCTTGACGGTCCGTGATGCGTGTTTGAATGATTGCTGGAGGGATTGTGACAGCTGATGATGCCACAAGACCTTTCGGTGTCACTATAAGTTCATGAATAATTTCCTTGGGtttctcattaagaaaaaaattctgggaAAAACAAATGGTTCCTAAAATCCATTCCAGCTTAGAAATTCTAAGGTCTAGTGGCCGAGACTCAGCAATCCCAATGCAGGCAGCCTGGGTTTAACCCctattcagggaactagatcccacatgctgtaactaaagatctGAAATGTCACAAAACAAAGGTTGaagatcctgcttgctgcaactgagacccagtgcagccaaataaataaacaataataaatatttaaaaaaaatttgggaaCAACATTCCTTGGGTTTCTCTGTTACTAAATGGAAACCCTCTCCCTTTCTGTGTCAACACAAGCAGAACTGGCACAGGAGTAGTCTGGTTTCATGGAAGCCAGGCAAGAGGAAGCCCTTAGACGGGAGGCAAGGGCTGTGCACATCAGTTACTCAAGGGCTTCTGTGAATTTATAATGTCCACTGTTTGCACTATAACATCAGAACTTAACATTAGAGCCCACGAAGACCATGTTTTTCTGTGAGTTGCTACTAGGGATTTGGATGAAGCCAAGTCAAATTTGGACCACCTTCTGTGCATAACagagatggaaaaggaaaaaaaaaagcaaaggaaaagactgTACAGAACAcctgataaaataaaaagttagaggGTTTCGTGTAGAGCAAAGGAATATAGCATGGTCACCCCTCTCCCCTTAAAGGGTGACTCAGGAGGGTGATGAATGAGGATGCAGTTACTGTTTATGGCTTGTACACTCACAAGTTCCCAGAGTGGATAGTTTTAGAAGAAGATGGAATTGAATGAGAAGGGCAATTTTCTTCACTTGGTCTCTTTCAGCCAACAAGAGATACTTTCAGTAGAGGATACCTAAATGGCATCCTTTCTAACCAGCAAAAGCCAGAGATATGATTAGGacttggtgggcttccctgaacTTTGTCATTCTTTCAGAAGatgccacctcatgagaagagttgactcattagaaaagactctgatgctgggagctattgggggcagtaggaaaaggggacaacagaggatgagatggatggaaggcatcaccaactcgatggacatgggtttgggtgaactctgggagttggtgatggacagggaggcctggcgtgctgtgattcatggggttggaaagagtcggacacgactgagtgactgaactgaactgaaatcatagTTTAATGGAAACAAGAAAACTTCAGTCTTTGTATAAGCTTATTTTTCAGAGTTAGACAATTGAGGCAGAGGTGGAGCTTTTCAGCAAGGAAATATCCGTATAGTCCTTCTGTCCAACAGAAAGATTTCTTGACTCAGCCTCCAATATAACAATGGCCAGAGGGACTTGATCTCAGCTCTAGGCCTTGGAGAGTGATGGTGGTCTCTGGAGAGTCCATTAAGCAGGAGTCCTGCTCTGATCTGTATGAATTCTCCAGGGCCAACAATTCCTTCCCTGTATTACTTTTTTCAGTGAGTTGCATTATCTAAGAGGTACTTGTCCATGCCAATTATTTCTAAAGATTAAAATACAGGGTTCTAAGATTTCTTAGTTGTAAATCTTGgaattccttcccttcttccctctctccttcctttccctctcttatattttaaataatatttgattaTAGAAAGCTAATaataaaggatataaaatgaaaactgatattgaAGGTATTTTAAATTGAGAAGtgtattaaagatattttaatgataaaagaaaGTACAAGTTTATCATGTTATCCaaaattaattgttttatttattgcaacagttagacctggacatggaacagtagactggttacaaatcaggaaaggagtgcgtgaagactgtatattgtcaccctgcttatttaacttagatgcagagtacatctgcatctgtgaaatgctgggctagatgaatcacaggctggaatcaagatttctgggagaaatatcaataacctcatatatgcagatgacaccatccttatggaagaaagtgaagaagaacttaagagcctcttgatgaaagtgaaagaggagagtgaaaaagttggcttaaaactcaacattcagaaaactaagatcatggcatccggtcccatcacttcatggcaaatagatggggaaacggtggaaacagtgacagactttattttcttaggctctaaaattactacagatggtgactgcagccatgaaattaagacgcttgttccttgggagaaaagcaatgaccaacgtgctgctgctactgctaagtcgcttcagtcatgtccgactctgtgcgaccccatagacggtggccaaccaggctcccccatccctgggattctccaggcaagaacactggagtgggttgccatttccttctccaatgcatgaaaaggaaagtgaaagtgaagtcgctcagtcgtgtctgactcttcgagaccccatgatctgcagcctactaggctcctctgggtgccattgccttctccaatgaccaacctagacagagacattactttgccaacagaggtccatctagtcaaagctatggtttttccagtagtcatgtatggatgtgagagttggactataaagaaacctaagcgccgaagaattgatgcttttga
It includes:
- the LOC133248811 gene encoding olfactory receptor 8S1-like; protein product: MKVGNTTTVIFSIPQGLSNNTHIQVVLFVTFLVIYLLILTVNLLMLLVIRTDSHLHTPMYFFLSQLSFPDAFCSSVIVPKLLDNLLSKWKTISFLECFTQISLIIFSGGTETRLLSVMACDQYQAVCHPLSYVVTVNKKVCAGLAGAPWVIGMGTGLLNSILLSQQHFYGPNLVPSFACGFPPVLLLACSDLYMSVASVQTTIMVLGLSRFVLVLVSYTCIIKTALGINSATGWNKIFSICSSHFIVITILYGS